The genomic DNA GTCCTATTGCGACCACCATTATATGGGGGTGTAGCTCAGTTTGGTTAGAGCGCATGCCTGTCACGCATGAGGTCGCGAGTTCGATCCTCGTCACTCCCGCCATAACATCTGCCCAGATAGCTCAGTCGGTAGAGCAGGGGACTGAAAATCCCCGTGTCAGTGGTTCGATTCCGCTTTTGGGCACCATTGAAAGTTTAATATATATGGCGACGTCGCCAAGTGGTAAGGCAGAGGTCTGCAAAATCTCCACCATCAGTTCGAATCTGATCGTCGCCTCCATTCAGAGGATAACAGCTTGAAAAGAGCTGTTTTTTTATTTTTTGTATTTATAACAAAATGAAATACAATTAGTAACAGTTGACAAAAAAATATGCTATAGTATAGTTGTAAGAAAATATATGGGTGATAAATATGAAGATGAAAGATATAGCTAAAGAGCTAGGAATTTCGATAGCAACTGTATCAAGAGTTATTAATGGTCATGAACATGTAAGTGGGAAGACAAGAGAAAAAGTATTAGAGTATGTTGAAAAAAAAGGTTATACGCCAAATGCGATAGCTCAAAATTTATCTAAAAAAGAAAATAAAACAATAGCTGTTTTAATTCCTAACATTGGAAATCCTTTTTTCTCAAAATTAATTGATTGTGTTTGTAAATATTTTACAGAGGCAGGGTATCAGATTGCTCTTTTTAATACTCTTGGGGATTTAAAGCAAGAAAATCAAGCTATAAAAAATATTTTACAACATAGAACAGCTGGGGTTATAGCTATTTTAAATAAGGGGAAATATGAAAATAATCCTCTAGAGCCATTACTTCGTCAAAATTTACCAGTTTATTTATTAGATAGAGATTTGGAAAATTGTGAGATACCAGGAGTTTTTATTGATAACTATACAGGGGCGTATAATTTGACAAAGGCACTTATAGAAAGAGGAAATACAAAAATAGCTATTATTACAGGAAATTTGGAATTTTCAAATGCTAAAGAAAGATTAGAAGGTTTTAAACAAGCTCATTTAGACATGGGATTGGAGTTTAATGAAAACAGTGTATATATTGGTGATTATCTATATGAAAGTGGATATATACAGGGGAAAAAGATTTTAAAAGATGATTATACAGCTATATTTTCTTCAAATAATCTTATGTTATACGGACTTTTAAAAGCATTAAAAGAGGAAGGAAAAGTTGTTGATTTAGCATGTTTTGAGCAAACAGATATATTTGATATTTTAGATTTAAATCTTATCTATTGTAATATTCCATTAGATGAAATGGGAAAAGAGATGTATGAGTTATTTATTTCAAAAAATATTAAAGATAAAAGATATATAAAACCAATATTTTTAGAAAAAAAAATATAATAGAGAAATTGTTAATAAAAAGAAGGAAAATAGAGATGACTAAGAAAAATAGCTATCTCTATTTTAATTTTATCTAAAATAATTGGTGTACTCTAATTAAACTTTTTTTATAATTTGCGAACAAATCATTGACACTAAAATAAAAAAGATATATGATTATAGTGAGAAGAGAAAATGTAATTGGAGAAATCCTTTTACATTGTAAATTTTTTTGCAATAAAATGTAAGCGGTTACAATTTAGATAGATGAGGTAAAATAAGGTTGAAAGGAGAAAATATGAAAAAAGTTGTTGTAGTTGGAAGTATCAACATGGATTTAGTAACAGTATGTAACAAAGCACCTTTAGGAGGGGAAACACTTTTTGGAAAAGAATTTTTTCAAGTTCCAGGAGGAAAGGGAGCAAATCAAGCTGTTGCAATAGCCAAACTAGGAACTGAAGTTACAATGCTTGGAAAAGTTGGAAATGACTCCTTTGGACAAGAACTTATTAAGGCTATGGAAAAAGATGGTGTAAAGGTAGAACATATAGAATATGCAAATACAGCTACAGGAATAGCAAATATAATAGTGGAAGAAAATGGACAAAATAGAATACTTGTAGTGCCAGGAGCTAATGGGTATGTAGATAAAGCATATATAGATAGACATTTAGATGTTATAAAAAATAGTGATATTTTAGTTGTGCAACTTGAAATACCACTAGAAACAGTAGAATATGCACTTTCAAAAGCTAAAGAATTTGGAAAAATGACTATTTTAAATCCAGCACCTGCAGTGAAATTAAGTGATGATATTATTAAAAAAAGTGACATTATAATTCCAAATGAAAGTGAACTTGGAGTAATAACCGGGTTAGAAGTAGATACAAAAGAACACATTCAAAAGGCAGCTAAAAAACTTCTTGAAATGAATGTAAAAAATTTAATAGTTACTTTGGGAAGTAGCGGGTCATTGCATGTAAATAAAGATACAGAAGAATTTCACAGTGCTTATAAAGTTAAAGCTATTGATACAACAGCAGCAGGAGATAGTTTTATAGGTGGCTTTATAAGAGCTTATAGTGAAGATAATATTGGTGAGGCTATAGAGTTTGCAACAAAAGTTTCTGCAATTGTAGTTACAAGAAGAGGAGCTCAGACATCAATACCAACAATAGAGGAAGTAGAGAATTTTAAAGGAGATAAAAATGAAAAAAAGTAGATTATTAAATAGTGAAATATCATATGAAATAGCAAAGATTGGTCATACTGATCATATAACAGTTTGTGATGCAGGACTTCCTATTCCTAATGAAGTAAAAAGAATAGATTTAGCAATAGAAGGAGGAATACCTGGATTTATAGCTGTATTAGAACCAATTTTAAGTGAGATGCAAGTTGAGGAGATTATTTTAGCTCAAGAAATAAAAGAAAAAAATCCAGAGATGTTAGAAAAAATAATGGAAAGTTTTAGAAAAAGTGGAATGGATCCAAAGATTACTTGGGTATCACATGAGGAGTTTAAAAAGATAACAAATAAGAGCAAAGCTATAGTTAGAACAGGAGAATGTTCACCTTATTCAAATGTTATCTTAAAGTCTGGAGTTGTTTTCTAGGAGGAATGATGGATAAAGAAATCATATTGAAAATGAGTGATATTGTAAAGACTTTTCCTGGGGTAAAAGCTTTAGATGGCGCTTGTTTGAATATATATAAAGGAAAAGTAATGGCTCTATTAGGAGAAAATGGAGCTGGAAAATCAACTCTTATTAAGGTCATGACAGGGATATATCAAATGGACAGTGGATCTCTGTACGTAGGAAATTCAAAAGTTGATTTTAGAAATATAAACGATTCTCAAGAAAAAGGGATAGCAGTTATTCATCAAGAATTAAATCTTATACCTGAGCTTACAATTACAGAAAATATTTTTTTAGGAAGAGAGTTAACTAATAGTTTTGGAAAAATAGATAGTAATTTAATGAAAAAAGAAGCAAGATTTTTACTTGATAAATTAAATGTAAAAGAGAGTGTAGATACATTAGTAAAAGATCTAACTATTGGGAAGATGCAAATGGTAGAAATAGCTAAAGCACTTTCACAAAATGCTAAAATTATAGTTATGGACGAACCGACAGATGCTCTTACTGATAGTGAGACAGAAAGTCTTTTTGCAGTTATAAGAGAGCTTACTTCTCATGGAAAAAGTATAGTTTATATATCTCATAGATTGAAAGAAATACCTGAAATATGTGATGATATAACAATAATGAGAGATGGAAAATTTATCTGCGAAGCTCATGTAAAAGATATAGATGAAGATTTTATAATTAGAAATATGGTTGGAAGAGAGTTAGAAGAACAATTTCCAAGAGTAGAAGTAAAAAAGGGAAAAGAGATTTTAAAAGTTGAAAATCTTAAAAATAGATATATAGATGATATATCTTTTAATTTACATGAAGGAGAGATATTAGGGATATCTGGGCTTATGGGAGCAGGAAGAACAGAACTTGCTAAAACTATCTATGGAAATCTGAAAAAAGATAGTGGAAAGATATTGATAGATGGCAAAGAAATAGATATAAAATCTGAAAAAGATGCAATAAAAGCAGGGATTGCCTATGTATCTGAAGATAGAAAAGGTGACGGGCTTGTTCTTGGAATGAGTGTAAAGGAAAATATGACTCTTTCAGCACTAGATTTCTTTTCAAGTCTATTTAAATTAGATCATTCAAAAGAGAAAAAAGAAGTAGAAGATTATATTGATAAATTTAAAATAAAAACACCTAATGTAGATGAGAAAACTAAAAATTTAAGTGGAGGAAATCAACAAAAGATTGCTATAGCTAAAGCTTTACTTACAAATCCTAAAATTTTAATATTAGATGAACCAACAAGAGGAGTTGATGTTGGAGCTAAAAAAGAGATATATGACTTTATTAATGAGCTTAAAACAAAGGGATTAAGTATAATAATGATTTCTTCTGAAATGCCTGAAATAATGGGATTAAGTGATAGAATTATAGTAATTCATAATGGAAAAATTACTGGAGAGTTCACAGCAGAAGAGGTAACTCAAGAAAATATAATGAGATGTGCAGTAGGAGGAAAAAAATGTTAAAAAAATTGTGGAGTAATAAACCTTTAGTAGGACTTATTATATTTGTTGTGGCAGTTTCTATCTTAAATCCAAGATTTTTATCACAAGCAAATATTTTAAATGTCCTAAGACAAATGTCTATTAATTCAATTATTGCAATAGGAATGACTTTTGTTATATTGACAGGAGGAATTGATTTATCAGTTGGTTCAATATTAGCTATCTGTGGAGCTGTTATGGCATCACTTTTAAATTCTGGATACAATGCTGGCATAGCATTAATAATAACTTTAGCTCTAGGACTTGTATTTGGAATAGTAAATGGTTTTTTTGTAGCAAAGATGAAATTACAAGCTTTTATCGTAACTCTTGTTACTATGACATTTTTAAGAGGAGCAACTTTAGTTTATACAGATGGAAAACCTATAACAGTTGACGATGGTGGAGTATTATTTGAAAATATAGGAGAAGGATATCTATTTGGAATACCGGTTCCTATTTATATAATGATTATTTTATTTATTGGTGGTTATTATATCCTAAAGCATACGAAATTTGGAAGATATACTTATGCAATAGGAGGAAATGAAGAGGCAACAAAACTTTCAGGAATAAATGTTGATAAAGTTAAAATTTGGGTATACGGTATATGTGGAATGCTATCAGCTTTAGCTGGAGTTATTTTAACATCAAGACTTTATTCAGCACAACCAACAGCAGGGAGTGGGTATGAATTAGATGCAATTGCTGCAGTTGTTTTAGGGGGAACTTCTCTTTCAGGAGGAGTTGGTAAAATTACAGGGACTGCTTTAGGAGCTATCATAATTGGAGTATTGGGAAATGCATTAAACTTATTAAATGTATCTTCTTATTATCAAATGATGATAAAAGCAGCAGTAATTTTGGTGGCAGTTTTAATTGACAGAAAGTCTAACAAATAAAAAGAGGTGAAAGTATTATGAAAAAAATGGCAAAATTATTTGGAATAGCAGCATTAGTTTTAGCAGCATCAACAGTAGCAAATGCAGCAAAAATTGGTCTTGTGATTTCTACGCAAAACAACCCATTCTTCGTAACATTAAAAGAGGGAGCAGAGGGAAAAGCAAAGGATTTAGGAGATGAGCTAATTGTTTTAGATTCACAAAATGACCCATCTAAAGAATTAGCAAATGTTGAAGATTTATTAGTAAAAGGAATTGACGTATTACTTATCAATCCTACAGACTCAGACGCAGTAGTAAGTGCTGTTAGAGCTGCAAATAGACAAAAAGTTCCAGTTGTAACATTAGATAGAGCAGCAAATAAAGGAAAAGTTGTCTCTCACGTTGCTTCAGATAATGTTTTTGGTGGAGAAATGGCTGGAAACTATATTATTGAAAAACTAGGTGGAAAAGGAAAAGTAGTAGAACTTGAAGGAATTCCAGGAACAACAGCAGCAAGAGATAGAGGACAAGGATTTAATAAAAGTGCAAAAGGAAAGTTAGATATAGTTGCAAAACAACCAGCTGACTTTGATAGAACAAAAGGGCTTACTGTAATGGAAAATATTTTACAAGCTCAACCTGAAATAGATGCTGTATTTGCTCATAATGATGAGATGGCTTTAGGAGCAACAAAAGCTATAGAAGCTACAGGAAGAAATATAATGGTAGTTGGGTTTGATGCTACAGATGACGCAGTTGCAGCAGTTAAAGCTGGAAATCTAGCCGCTACAGTAGCTCAAAAACCAGCAGAAATAGGAGCAAAAGGTGTAGAGATAGCAGATAAAATAGCTAAAAAAGAAGAAGTTCCTGCAAATGTACCAGTAGCTCTAGAATTAATAACTAAATAGATTTTTAAAAACTGTTGGAGATTTTCCAGCAGTTTTTTATTTTTTGTACATTTTTATAAATTATGAAAAATATTTCATATATTTTTAAAACGTTTAGTATTGACAAATAACAGAATGAAGTTTAATATAAAAAGGTAAAAAATATTTTATGTAAACGTTTACATAAAATGTGATGAAAAAAAGATGGAATTTTAAAATGAGGGTAGATTTTAAAATTTCAAGATGAGAGGAGCAAACATGAAAAAAATAGTTGTCATTGGTAGTATCAATATGGATCTTGTAACAATTTGTGACAGAGCACCTAATGGTGGAGAAACTCTTCTAGGAACTGAATTTTTTCAAATTCCAGGAGGAAAAGGAGCTAATCAAGCTGTTACGATAGGGAAATTAGGGTCAAGGGTTGTAATTCTTGGAAAGGTAGGAGATGACCTTTTCGGAAAAGAACTTTTAAGTTCTATGGATAAAAATGGCGTTGATATACAGTTTATAGAAAAAGCACCAGTATCAACAGGAATTGCAAAAATAGTAGTAGAAAAAAATGGGCAAAATCGTATTTTAGTAGTTCCAGGGGCAAATAGCTATGTAGATATAGAGTATATAGATAATCATCTAGATGTAATAAAAGATTGTGATGTGGTTATTGGACAATTAGAAATTCCAATAAGTACTGTAGAATATGCTTTTAAGAAAGCTAAGGAATATGGAAAAATAACTATTTTAAATCCTGCACCAGCTATTAAGTTAAGTGAAGAGTTGATAAAAAATAGTGATTATATTATTCCTAATGAAAGTGAACTTGAGGTTATAACTGGAATGAAAATAGAAAGTTTTGATGGAATAATAGAAGCAGCTAAAAAAGTTATAAAAATGGGAGTAAAGGGACTAATTGTAACTTTAGGAGAAAAAGGGTCATTGTATTTAGGTAATGATAAATTTACAAAGCATAGTGCTTATAAAGTTAAAGCTATTGATACAACTGCAGCTGGAGATAGTTTTATAGGTGGTTTTGTAACAAGGTTGGATTTGGGAGTAGACAAAGCTATAGAGTTTGCAACAAAAGTTTCAGCAATTTCTGTAACTAAAAGAGGAGCACAAACATCTATTCCTACTATGAAAGAAGTTGAAAACTTTGTTGGAGAAAAAATAAAATAAAACCACTATAAACAGGAGGAAAAATTATGGAATCAATAATTCATTATATATTAGATCTTGGAGCGGCAGTATTTTTACCTATTATTATGATAGCTATTGGGTTGGGTGTAAAAATGAAACCTAAAAAAGCTATAATATGCGGTCTTACATTGGGAATAGCTTTTGTTGCTATAAATGTGGTGTTGGGATTTATGTTTACAACTATAAGTCCAGCAGTTACAGCATTTGTAAAAAATACGGGGATAGCATTAAAAACTGTTGATGTTGGGTGGTCACCAGTAGCTTCTATCTCTTGGGCTTGGCCTTATGCATTGTTAGTGTTTCCTATTCAAATAGGATTAAATATATTGATGTTAGCTTTTGGGTGGACAAATTGCTTAAATGTAGATATGTGGAATGTGTGGGGGAAAATTTTTACAGCAACTTTAGTAGTATCTCTTACAGGAAGTGTACCAGTAGCTTTGTTAATAGCAGCAGTTCAAGTTGTTTTTGAACTTAAGTGTGCTGATATTATGGAAAAAACTATAAGTAGCTTAGCAAAAATACCAAATGTAACTTGTGCTCATGTAATGAATTTAGAGTGTGTTATACTAGCTCCTATAAATAGAATGCTTGATTTTATTCCAGGGATTAACAATATAAATATTGATGCAGATAAACTGAAAGAAAAAATTGGTATTTTTGGAGAAAATAGTGTTATGGGCTTTTTAGTAGGCGTATTTATTGCTGCTTTGGGAAAATGTAGTGTAAAAGTTATCTTGCAAACTGGAGTAGGAATAGCAGCAGCTTTAGTTTTATTTCCGATAGTAGCTAATTTCTTTATAGAAGCCTTAGGACCAATTGCAGAGTCAGCAGGATCTTTTATGAGAAATAAATATAAAGGGAGAAATTTTTATATCGGTGTAGATTGGTCTGTATTAGGTGGAAGAACTGAACTTTGGGTAGTGTCTATTTTAATTGTTCCAGTTGAACTTGTTTTAGCAATAATTCTTGCAAAATTTGGAATAAATAGTGTATTACCATTAGCAGCAATTATAAATATAGGAGCAACTATTCCAGCACTTTTAGTAACGAGAGGAAATATTGTAAGAATGTTTATAATGCAGGTTATAACTACTCCAATATATTTAGTTGTATCTTCGTTATTTGCTCCAATAATTACAAAACTTGCTATTGAACAAAAAACTTTAGACGTACCAGCAGGGCAATTTTTAACGTTTTATGGAACAGAAGGACCTGAGCTTAGATGGGCTCTTATAAAAGCTGCAAATTTAATGCAAGAGGGAGTTATAGTGTTAATTCCAATTATAGTATTTACTCTGCTATTTATATGGACAGCAAAATATATGAAGAAAAAAGATGAACAATTTGAAATAGAAGAAAATTTAGAAACACAAGTAGTTGAAACTGAAGTAGTAGACTAATAACTAAAAGAATGGGTTGCCCATTCTTTTTTTATGATAAGTAATAGGGTGATAAAAATGACAATGAAAGATATAGCTTATGAGCTTGGAATATCTGTAGCAACTGTATCAAGGGTTATAAATGGACAAAATAACGTACGTGAAGAAACTAAGAAAAAAGTATTAGAATATGTAAATGAAAAGGGATATACTCCAAATGAGATAGCAAGAAGTTTGTCTAGGAAAGAAAATAAGACAATAGCATTACTAGTGCCAAATATAAGCAATCCATTTTTTGGAAATTTAATAGATTCAATTTGTAAATATTTTATAAAAAGTGGTCATCAGATAGCTCTATATAATACACTTGAAAGTTTAGAACTAGAACTAAGTTCTATTACAAATATACTTAGTCATAGGATAGAAGCTGTACTTGCTATATTGATAGATGGAGAGTATGAAAGGGATCCTTTGCAATTATTAACTAAATATAATATGCCAGTTTATTTAGTGGATAGAGATTTTAAAAATTTAAACTATCCAGGTGTTTTTATAGATAATTTTAAGGGGGCTTACAAGATAACAAAAAGGCTAATTGAATTAGGACATAATAATATTGCTATTATAACGGGAAATCTTAAATTTACGCATGCAAAAGAACGTCTTAGAGGATATGTGCAAGCTCATGTTGATATGGGATTAGAAGTTTGTGGTGAAAATATATATGAGGGAGATTATTTGCTAGCAAGTGGTGAAATAGCAGCTCATGAGATATCTTTAAAAAGTCATAGTGCTGTTTTTGCCTGTAACAATCTTATGCTATGTGGTTTTATAAAAGAAATTGGTAATTATAATAAAAAATTTCAACTTGCATCTTTTGAGTATACAGAATTTTTAGGAGCATTACAAAGTGATGTAATTTCATGTAAAATACCATTTGATATAATTGGAAAAAAGGTTTACGAGATGTTTGAGAGTGAGAAAAAAAGTGGAAAGCTGTATATAGAGCCTATTTTAGAGGATTAGAGAAAATTAAAAATGGAATAAAAGTGTAAAAAACCGAAAAAAATGAATTTAATATTGACATTTCGTATAATATTCAGTATAATGTTCTCGTGAACAATAAGATAAAATGGAGTAGATATCAAAAAATATACCTATGAAATTTGAAAAAAGGGAAAAAGGAGTGTATTAGATGAGAAATTTAGAAAAATATCATGGAGTAATTCCAGCATTTTACGCTTGTTATGACAAAGAAGGAAATATTAGTGTTGAAGGGGTAAAAGCTCTTACAAATTACTTTATTGAAGCTGGAGTAAAAGGAGTATATGTTGGAGGATCTTCTGGAGAATGTATATATCAATCTAAAGAAGAAAGAAAACTTGTTCTTGAAACAATAATGAATGAAGCAAAAGGTAGATTAACAGTAATAGCTCACGTAGCGTGTAATAATACAGCAGATAGTATGGAACTTGCAGCTCATGCAGAAAGTGTAAAAGTTGATGCAATAGCAGCAATACCACCTATTTATTTCCACTTACCAGAACATGCAATAGCTAAATATTGGAATGATATTTCAAGTGCAGCTCCTAATACAGACTTTGTAATCTATAATATACCTCAATTAGCTGGAGTAGCTTTAACACCATCTCTTTACAGAGAAATGTTAAAAAATCCACGTGTTATAGGAGTTAAAAACTCATCTATGCCAATTCAAGACATACAAACATTTAAAGCAATTGGTGGAGAAGATAGTATAGTATTTAATGGTCCAGATGAACAATTTATCGGTGGATTTATGATAGGAGCAGAAGGAGGAATAGGAGGAACTTATGGTGCTATGCCTAAATTATTCCTTAAAGCTTTAGATTGCTTTGAAAAAGGTGATTATAAGACAGCTCGTGCTATCCAATATGATGTAAATGAAATAATCACAGCTCTATGCTCATGCAAAGGAAATATGTATGGAGTAATAAAAGCTACTTTAAAAATAAACCACAACCTAGAAATAGGTGGAGTACGTGCACCATTAGCTCAACTTGTACCTGAAGATATGGCTAAAGTTGAAGCTTGTGCAAAATTAATAAGAGATACAGAAGCTAAGTATCTATAATAAATATGGTATGCAGAATCCTCGGAAATTTTTTCGGGGATTTTTTTATTATTGCTTTTTTTTTAAATTCAAGTGATAATATAAAAGAGAAAATGTTAAGGGGGATAATTATGACTAAGAAACCAAAAGTAGTTGTTATTGGTGGCGGAAGTGGAATCTCTGTTGTTCTAAGAGGACTAAAATATCTTCCTATAGATCTGACTGCTATAGTTTCTGTAGCTGATGATGGAGGAAGTAGTGGAGCCTTAAGAAAAGAGTTTGACTCACCACCACCAGGAGATTTAAGAAATGTATTGATTGCTTTAAGTGATGTGGAGCCTATAATAGAAGATGTATTTCAATATAGATTTGAAAAAGGGACATCATTAGGAGGACACCCACTAGGAAATCTTTTGATACTTGCAATGCATGAAATTACTGGAGATATTGGAGAAGCTATGTATAGACTAAGAAAGCTTTTTAATATAAAGGCTAAGATTTTACCAGCTTGTCCTGAAAAAGTAGTTTTGTATGGAGAAATGGAAGATGGAGAGATAGTAGAGGGTGAATCTAAGATACCTACAAAGGATAAAAAAATAAAAAGAGTATTTTTTAAAAGAAATATAAAAGCACCAGAACTTAATTTAAAAGAATTAGAAGATGCAGATTTAATAGTTTTTGGAATAGGAAGTTTATATACAAGTGTACTTCCTAATCTGATATTAGATGGAATAAAACAAGCTCTTAAAAAAAATAAAGGTAAAGTAGTATATGTATGTAATGCTATGCAACAACCTGGAGAAACTTTAGGATACACAGCTTATGACCATGTAAAGGCTCTTTGCGACGTTATAGGAAATGGTATTATAGATGAAGTTATAGTTGATTCAAGAGCAATTCCGCAAGAGACTTTAGATCGTTATAAGAAATACCAAGGTGGAAGAGTTATTGTTGACAAGGAAAAAATAGAAGATTTAGGTATAAGAGTTGTAGATAGAGATATATTAGAGGTTGACTCAAGAGGAATGGTAAGACACCATCCGTATAAACTTGCAGCAACTTTATATTCACTAATAGATAAATGGGGTGATTTTTATGTTTAAACATGTATTTGGACCTGTTCCTTCAAGAAGACTAGGAATTTCTTTAGGGGTAGATCTAGTAGTGCCAAAAAGTTGTAATATGAACTGTGTATTTTGTGAGTGTGGTGCAACACCAAAACTTACAACACAAAGACAAAGATTTAAAGATCCACAAGAAGTTAAAGACGAAATAAAAAGAGCAATTGAAGAAGTGACACCAGATTATATAACTTTTTCAGGAAGTGGAGAGCCAACTTTAAGTACAGATATTGGCGAAATTATAGATTGGATAAAAGCAAATACTAAAAGTAAAGTTTGCGTTATAACTAACTCACTTCTTTTAGATGATAAAAAAGTAGTAGAAGAGATAAAAAATGCTGATCTTGTAATTCCTACTTTAAATAGTGTAGAAGACAGAATATTTAAAATGATAAATAGACCTGGAAATGTAAATGTTTCAAAAGTAATGGAAGGATTGGAAAATTTATCTTCTATGTATGGTGGAGAAGTTTATCTTGAAACTTTCATAATAGAAGGATTAAATGATAGCAATGAGCATACTGATAAAATGGCTCAGTTTATAAAAAAATTAAGATTTAATAAAATTCAATTGAATTCTTTAGATAGACAGGGGACAGAACATTGGGTAAAACCAGCTAGTATGGAAACTTTAGAAAGAATAAAAGAAAGATACCATGAAAATGGAATTGATAATGTTGAAATAGTTGGAAAAATGAAAGAACATGATAAAAAAATTAAGATGGATAAAGAATTAGTTGAAAATAT from Fusobacterium hominis includes the following:
- the rbsC gene encoding ribose ABC transporter permease; this translates as MLKKLWSNKPLVGLIIFVVAVSILNPRFLSQANILNVLRQMSINSIIAIGMTFVILTGGIDLSVGSILAICGAVMASLLNSGYNAGIALIITLALGLVFGIVNGFFVAKMKLQAFIVTLVTMTFLRGATLVYTDGKPITVDDGGVLFENIGEGYLFGIPVPIYIMIILFIGGYYILKHTKFGRYTYAIGGNEEATKLSGINVDKVKIWVYGICGMLSALAGVILTSRLYSAQPTAGSGYELDAIAAVVLGGTSLSGGVGKITGTALGAIIIGVLGNALNLLNVSSYYQMMIKAAVILVAVLIDRKSNK
- the rbsD gene encoding D-ribose pyranase, encoding MKKSRLLNSEISYEIAKIGHTDHITVCDAGLPIPNEVKRIDLAIEGGIPGFIAVLEPILSEMQVEEIILAQEIKEKNPEMLEKIMESFRKSGMDPKITWVSHEEFKKITNKSKAIVRTGECSPYSNVILKSGVVF
- the rbsB gene encoding ribose ABC transporter substrate-binding protein RbsB, translated to MKKMAKLFGIAALVLAASTVANAAKIGLVISTQNNPFFVTLKEGAEGKAKDLGDELIVLDSQNDPSKELANVEDLLVKGIDVLLINPTDSDAVVSAVRAANRQKVPVVTLDRAANKGKVVSHVASDNVFGGEMAGNYIIEKLGGKGKVVELEGIPGTTAARDRGQGFNKSAKGKLDIVAKQPADFDRTKGLTVMENILQAQPEIDAVFAHNDEMALGATKAIEATGRNIMVVGFDATDDAVAAVKAGNLAATVAQKPAEIGAKGVEIADKIAKKEEVPANVPVALELITK
- a CDS encoding PTS galactitol transporter subunit IIC; the protein is MESIIHYILDLGAAVFLPIIMIAIGLGVKMKPKKAIICGLTLGIAFVAINVVLGFMFTTISPAVTAFVKNTGIALKTVDVGWSPVASISWAWPYALLVFPIQIGLNILMLAFGWTNCLNVDMWNVWGKIFTATLVVSLTGSVPVALLIAAVQVVFELKCADIMEKTISSLAKIPNVTCAHVMNLECVILAPINRMLDFIPGINNINIDADKLKEKIGIFGENSVMGFLVGVFIAALGKCSVKVILQTGVGIAAALVLFPIVANFFIEALGPIAESAGSFMRNKYKGRNFYIGVDWSVLGGRTELWVVSILIVPVELVLAIILAKFGINSVLPLAAIINIGATIPALLVTRGNIVRMFIMQVITTPIYLVVSSLFAPIITKLAIEQKTLDVPAGQFLTFYGTEGPELRWALIKAANLMQEGVIVLIPIIVFTLLFIWTAKYMKKKDEQFEIEENLETQVVETEVVD
- the rbsA gene encoding ribose ABC transporter ATP-binding protein RbsA, which translates into the protein MDKEIILKMSDIVKTFPGVKALDGACLNIYKGKVMALLGENGAGKSTLIKVMTGIYQMDSGSLYVGNSKVDFRNINDSQEKGIAVIHQELNLIPELTITENIFLGRELTNSFGKIDSNLMKKEARFLLDKLNVKESVDTLVKDLTIGKMQMVEIAKALSQNAKIIVMDEPTDALTDSETESLFAVIRELTSHGKSIVYISHRLKEIPEICDDITIMRDGKFICEAHVKDIDEDFIIRNMVGRELEEQFPRVEVKKGKEILKVENLKNRYIDDISFNLHEGEILGISGLMGAGRTELAKTIYGNLKKDSGKILIDGKEIDIKSEKDAIKAGIAYVSEDRKGDGLVLGMSVKENMTLSALDFFSSLFKLDHSKEKKEVEDYIDKFKIKTPNVDEKTKNLSGGNQQKIAIAKALLTNPKILILDEPTRGVDVGAKKEIYDFINELKTKGLSIIMISSEMPEIMGLSDRIIVIHNGKITGEFTAEEVTQENIMRCAVGGKKC
- a CDS encoding LacI family DNA-binding transcriptional regulator, with translation MKMKDIAKELGISIATVSRVINGHEHVSGKTREKVLEYVEKKGYTPNAIAQNLSKKENKTIAVLIPNIGNPFFSKLIDCVCKYFTEAGYQIALFNTLGDLKQENQAIKNILQHRTAGVIAILNKGKYENNPLEPLLRQNLPVYLLDRDLENCEIPGVFIDNYTGAYNLTKALIERGNTKIAIITGNLEFSNAKERLEGFKQAHLDMGLEFNENSVYIGDYLYESGYIQGKKILKDDYTAIFSSNNLMLYGLLKALKEEGKVVDLACFEQTDIFDILDLNLIYCNIPLDEMGKEMYELFISKNIKDKRYIKPIFLEKKI
- the rbsK gene encoding ribokinase gives rise to the protein MKKVVVVGSINMDLVTVCNKAPLGGETLFGKEFFQVPGGKGANQAVAIAKLGTEVTMLGKVGNDSFGQELIKAMEKDGVKVEHIEYANTATGIANIIVEENGQNRILVVPGANGYVDKAYIDRHLDVIKNSDILVVQLEIPLETVEYALSKAKEFGKMTILNPAPAVKLSDDIIKKSDIIIPNESELGVITGLEVDTKEHIQKAAKKLLEMNVKNLIVTLGSSGSLHVNKDTEEFHSAYKVKAIDTTAAGDSFIGGFIRAYSEDNIGEAIEFATKVSAIVVTRRGAQTSIPTIEEVENFKGDKNEKK
- the rbsK gene encoding ribokinase, which gives rise to MKKIVVIGSINMDLVTICDRAPNGGETLLGTEFFQIPGGKGANQAVTIGKLGSRVVILGKVGDDLFGKELLSSMDKNGVDIQFIEKAPVSTGIAKIVVEKNGQNRILVVPGANSYVDIEYIDNHLDVIKDCDVVIGQLEIPISTVEYAFKKAKEYGKITILNPAPAIKLSEELIKNSDYIIPNESELEVITGMKIESFDGIIEAAKKVIKMGVKGLIVTLGEKGSLYLGNDKFTKHSAYKVKAIDTTAAGDSFIGGFVTRLDLGVDKAIEFATKVSAISVTKRGAQTSIPTMKEVENFVGEKIK